CCTAGAACTGCGCCTTTGACCCCACCCCGCCAAGCCGTGCCATATGCCGTTGTGTAGCTGAGAGAAGACGTCTCCAACGGCAATCGGTTCAATAAAAATGAAGCCGGCAATGTCGCAACAGCAGCACCGAGAAAAACGATGAAAAAGAAAGTGAGTGAGAGCCTTATAGCCAATGAACTCATTTTGGCGCTCTAAGAACAACCTGTGCATTAACAGCATCTCCCTCTGGCGACTTTTGGATATCAACACGAGAGACGACAAAACTATATTGCGTGTTCAGATTGACTATCCAGCTATACAAAACAGACACATCCTCCTGATCAAACCAGAAAGACACGGCCTCGTCTTCCAGCGGCTGAATGCGTGTAATTCCCAAACCAAGTTGGCGCGCGGAGGCACTGGCAATGATACGGGGGGGACGGTCATCCACGTCAGCGCGCAACGCATCGCCTTGGGAAGACCCTTTGAATAGCTTGGTTGCAGCCGCTTGGACATCATCTCTCACTTCAGAAACTGCACGATAGTCTTGAAGTGCCTGATCTCTAAAAGACAGCACCGGGCGAATGACGG
Above is a genomic segment from Rhodospirillaceae bacterium containing:
- the gspM gene encoding type II secretion system protein GspM, producing the protein MTQWWILRTEREQALIVSLLGLMAVLVLYFTVIRPVLSFRDQALQDYRAVSEVRDDVQAAATKLFKGSSQGDALRADVDDRPPRIIASASARQLGLGITRIQPLEDEAVSFWFDQEDVSVLYSWIVNLNTQYSFVVSRVDIQKSPEGDAVNAQVVLRAPK